A genomic segment from Barrientosiimonas humi encodes:
- a CDS encoding amidase produces MTDLSMLGAHELVAGFRSGTWTPVDALNSALDAVRRLDGAVNAITMLDEPAARGAAELSARRWRAGEPVGPVDGVPLTVKDMVPTRGWPTYRGSNLVDDTGPWDVDAPFVARLRESGQVIFGKNTTPEFGWKGVTDSLRHGVTRNPWDPGRTSGGSSGGAAAATALGMGTWSVGTDGGGSVRIPGAFSGVVALKPTYGQVPIYPASPYGTLSHIGPMTRSVTDCALLLDVIARPDPRDWSAMPTHPGSYLDGLDSGVSGTRIAFSPDLGTGRNDPEVEAAVRAAVDVLREQGAQVDEIDLRIADPVEAFHTLWFTGAAKVIDAYGPGARERIDPGLRSAIEEFGDRATAADYLDAVAVRADLGRVMGELHTTYAALLTPTMPIAAFPAGQPAPDGWPSPLWTSWTPYTYPFNMTQQPALTVPCGFTGDGLPIGLQVVAARHDDAAALRVGRAFEQATTWHTQHPPRTR; encoded by the coding sequence ATGACCGACCTGTCGATGCTCGGCGCGCACGAGCTGGTCGCCGGATTCCGTTCCGGCACATGGACGCCCGTCGACGCGCTGAACTCGGCGCTCGACGCGGTGCGCCGGCTCGACGGCGCGGTCAACGCCATCACGATGCTCGACGAGCCGGCGGCCCGGGGAGCCGCGGAGCTGTCCGCGCGGCGCTGGCGGGCGGGGGAGCCGGTGGGCCCGGTCGACGGGGTGCCGCTCACCGTCAAGGACATGGTGCCGACCCGCGGCTGGCCGACCTATCGCGGCAGCAACCTCGTCGACGACACCGGCCCGTGGGACGTCGACGCACCGTTCGTCGCGCGGCTGCGCGAGTCGGGGCAGGTGATCTTCGGGAAGAACACCACGCCGGAGTTCGGGTGGAAGGGCGTGACCGACTCGCTGCGGCACGGCGTCACCCGCAACCCGTGGGACCCCGGTCGCACCTCCGGCGGGTCGAGCGGTGGCGCGGCGGCCGCGACGGCGCTCGGCATGGGCACCTGGTCGGTGGGCACCGACGGCGGCGGATCCGTCCGGATCCCAGGGGCGTTCAGCGGGGTGGTCGCTCTCAAGCCGACCTACGGCCAGGTGCCGATCTATCCGGCGAGCCCCTACGGCACGCTGTCGCACATCGGCCCGATGACCCGCTCGGTCACCGACTGCGCGCTGCTGCTCGACGTCATCGCCCGGCCCGACCCGCGCGACTGGTCGGCGATGCCCACCCACCCCGGCTCCTACCTCGACGGGCTCGACTCCGGCGTCTCCGGCACCAGGATCGCCTTCTCGCCCGACCTCGGCACCGGCCGCAACGACCCCGAGGTCGAGGCCGCCGTCCGGGCGGCGGTCGACGTGCTGCGCGAGCAGGGCGCGCAGGTCGACGAGATCGACCTGCGCATCGCCGACCCGGTCGAGGCGTTCCACACGCTGTGGTTCACCGGCGCGGCCAAGGTGATCGACGCGTACGGGCCGGGCGCGCGCGAGCGCATCGACCCCGGACTGCGTTCTGCCATCGAGGAGTTCGGCGACAGGGCCACCGCGGCGGACTACCTGGACGCGGTGGCGGTGCGCGCCGACCTGGGGCGGGTGATGGGGGAGCTGCACACGACGTATGCCGCGCTGCTGACCCCGACCATGCCGATCGCGGCGTTCCCCGCCGGTCAGCCCGCCCCCGACGGCTGGCCCTCGCCGCTGTGGACCTCGTGGACTCCCTACACCTACCCGTTCAACATGACCCAGCAGCCGGCGCTCACCGTGCCGTGCGGCTTCACCGGCGACGGGCTGCCGATCGGGCTGCAGGTCGTGGCCGCGCGGCACGACGACGCCGCGGCGCTGCGCGTGGGCCGGGCGTTCGAGCAGGCGACCACCTGGCACACCCAGCACCCGCCCCGCACCCGCTGA
- a CDS encoding TIGR00730 family Rossman fold protein, producing the protein MRVAIFTGSSDGADQRWHEAATQVTRYLVRQGAGIVYGGASVGLMGAVADIAIEEGAEIVGVIPRSLFSEEVPHTGLTELIEVDSMHERKAVMAQRADAFVALPGGIGTLEEIFEVWTWQHLGLHDKPVAFYDIHGYWTPLLRALDGMVDAGFLSLKVRGSLVVADTPQALWAGLGQAER; encoded by the coding sequence ATGCGGGTCGCGATCTTCACCGGCTCCTCCGACGGGGCCGACCAGCGCTGGCACGAGGCCGCGACGCAGGTCACCCGCTACCTCGTGCGCCAGGGCGCCGGCATCGTCTACGGCGGCGCGTCGGTCGGCCTGATGGGCGCGGTCGCCGACATCGCGATCGAGGAGGGGGCCGAGATCGTCGGGGTCATCCCGCGCTCGCTGTTCTCCGAGGAGGTCCCGCACACGGGCCTGACCGAGCTGATCGAGGTCGACTCGATGCACGAGCGCAAGGCCGTGATGGCCCAGCGCGCCGACGCGTTCGTGGCGCTCCCCGGCGGCATCGGCACGCTCGAGGAGATCTTCGAGGTCTGGACCTGGCAGCACCTCGGGCTGCACGACAAGCCGGTCGCGTTCTACGACATCCACGGCTACTGGACGCCGCTGCTGCGCGCCCTCGACGGCATGGTCGACGCCGGCTTCCTCAGCCTGAAGGTGCGCGGCAGCCTCGTGGTCGCCGACACCCCGCAGGCGCTCTGGGCGGGGCTCGGCCAGGCCGAGCGCTGA
- a CDS encoding D-2-hydroxyacid dehydrogenase, whose protein sequence is MAAPVLTVLVESGGDAPDRLDRLAGRFDVRVCDSDGLADALPGTDALLLWDFFNPALEAAWPRRDRLRWVHVAAAGVDAILFDGLRDSDVVLTNARGVFDRPIAEFVLASVLAQDKLLHASADLQRERTWRHREPRETAGSHALVVGTGGIGRATGRLLRAVGMRVTGAGRTARDGDDDFDRIVASGELARHVGDVDHLVNAAPLTPQTTGILDATVFAALPAHAHVVNVGRGRSLVEVDLVQAIEQGQVAAASLDVFETEPLPPDSPLWTLPGVHVSAHMSGDVVGWRDRLADQFVDLAERWLADEPLPYAVDKQGGFVATGAR, encoded by the coding sequence GTGGCTGCCCCGGTGCTGACTGTTCTCGTGGAGTCCGGCGGCGACGCCCCGGACCGGCTCGACCGGCTCGCGGGCCGCTTCGACGTCCGGGTGTGCGACAGCGACGGCCTGGCCGACGCGCTGCCCGGCACCGACGCCCTGCTGCTGTGGGACTTCTTCAACCCGGCGCTCGAGGCCGCCTGGCCGCGGCGCGACCGGCTGCGCTGGGTGCACGTGGCCGCCGCCGGCGTCGACGCGATCCTGTTCGACGGGCTGCGCGACTCCGACGTGGTGCTGACCAACGCGCGCGGCGTCTTCGACCGACCGATCGCCGAGTTCGTGCTGGCCAGCGTGCTCGCCCAGGACAAGCTGCTGCACGCCTCGGCCGACCTGCAGCGCGAGCGCACCTGGCGCCACCGCGAGCCGCGCGAGACCGCCGGGTCGCACGCCCTGGTCGTCGGCACCGGCGGGATCGGCCGGGCCACCGGCCGGCTGCTGCGGGCCGTCGGCATGCGGGTCACCGGGGCCGGTCGCACCGCCCGCGACGGCGACGACGACTTCGACCGCATCGTCGCGAGCGGCGAGCTGGCCCGGCACGTCGGCGACGTCGACCACCTGGTCAACGCCGCGCCGCTGACCCCGCAGACGACCGGCATCCTCGACGCGACGGTCTTCGCCGCGCTGCCCGCGCACGCCCACGTCGTCAACGTCGGACGCGGGCGCAGCCTGGTCGAGGTCGACCTGGTGCAAGCGATCGAGCAGGGGCAGGTCGCCGCCGCCTCCCTCGACGTCTTCGAGACCGAGCCGCTGCCGCCCGACTCCCCGCTGTGGACCCTGCCCGGGGTGCACGTCTCGGCCCACATGTCGGGCGACGTCGTCGGCTGGCGCGACCGGCTCGCCGACCAGTTCGTGGACCTCGCCGAGCGGTGGCTCGCCGACGAACCCCTGCCGTACGCCGTCGACAAGCAGGGCGGGTTCGTCGCCACGGGTGCGCGATGA
- a CDS encoding DUF3830 family protein: MPRLITITLDRRQVSCTARLLDEVAPRTCAAVWDALPVTAPAFHGKYARNEVYGLVTDWAAAEPGPENTTITPIPRDVCWFSFSGDDLGNPAYGYEAEGEHRAAGRIVDLAIFYGRNNLLINGDQGYVPGNVFAEITDGYEQMVAACQDVWMGGARGETLTFARADGS; this comes from the coding sequence GTGCCCCGCCTCATCACCATCACTCTGGACCGCCGGCAGGTCTCGTGCACCGCCCGGCTGCTCGACGAGGTCGCCCCGCGCACCTGCGCGGCGGTCTGGGACGCGCTGCCGGTCACCGCGCCCGCCTTCCACGGGAAGTACGCCCGCAACGAGGTCTACGGCCTCGTCACCGACTGGGCGGCGGCCGAGCCCGGCCCGGAGAACACCACGATCACGCCGATCCCGCGCGACGTGTGCTGGTTCAGCTTCAGCGGCGACGACCTCGGCAACCCGGCGTACGGCTACGAGGCCGAGGGCGAGCACCGCGCCGCCGGGCGCATCGTGGACCTGGCGATCTTCTACGGCCGCAACAACCTGCTCATCAACGGCGACCAGGGCTACGTGCCCGGCAACGTGTTCGCCGAGATCACCGACGGCTACGAGCAGATGGTCGCCGCGTGCCAGGACGTGTGGATGGGCGGGGCGCGCGGCGAGACGCTGACCTTTGCCCGCGCCGACGGGTCCTGA
- a CDS encoding serine hydrolase domain-containing protein codes for MRTRLAVAASALLALLATLWVPPAWPAADPAAAQQRAVQPLRDLDVPGWTAVVVQGDRVVARFAEGRAGGRPVSGSTPFLVGSVSKSFTATLVLNLVQEGQLGLDDRVDRRLPDLRGAPNGLGAVSVRQLLTHTSGLSRSAGLERADVVDDRPETLRRLASSLREVTLASEPGTTYAYSDANYLLLGAIVEQVTGTDFGRALRERVTDPLGMSGAITTSAQADASGVGAGNRLPFGRARPFDRGYSQSGVPYGYVGATPDDLVRYARFQLGVAPNTSVLSSSGLATMQRAQVRTSATQSYGFGWRTTQLDGLPRPVVEHTGATPGFFTHVLLDPANDRAVIVLANAYSEAAAPALAGVGPDLLRAAAAVPQQPMSPDPVLSAAPWVAVALAAVGLVCAALAVRAGLRRDRRRRAALTALAVLGVVLAALAALTPRLVGYGWREVRLWAPDLALGLGASVVAWGAVAVTAAVAVVVRTRRGRAAPPG; via the coding sequence ATGCGCACCCGCCTGGCCGTCGCCGCGTCCGCACTGCTCGCCCTGCTCGCCACGCTCTGGGTGCCGCCCGCCTGGCCGGCCGCCGACCCGGCTGCCGCGCAGCAACGAGCGGTGCAGCCGCTGCGCGACCTCGACGTCCCGGGCTGGACCGCGGTGGTCGTGCAGGGCGACCGGGTGGTCGCCCGGTTCGCCGAGGGGCGAGCCGGTGGCCGGCCGGTCAGCGGCAGCACGCCGTTCCTCGTCGGGTCGGTGTCGAAGTCGTTCACCGCGACCCTCGTGCTGAACCTCGTGCAGGAGGGACAGCTCGGCCTCGACGACCGGGTGGACCGGCGGCTGCCCGACCTGCGGGGCGCCCCCAACGGCCTCGGTGCGGTCTCGGTGCGCCAGCTGCTCACGCACACCAGCGGCCTCAGCCGCAGCGCGGGACTGGAGCGGGCCGACGTGGTCGACGACCGGCCCGAGACCCTGCGCCGCCTCGCCTCGTCGCTCCGGGAGGTGACGCTCGCGTCCGAGCCCGGGACGACGTACGCCTACTCCGACGCGAACTACCTCCTGCTCGGCGCGATCGTCGAGCAGGTCACCGGCACCGACTTCGGTCGGGCGCTGCGCGAGCGCGTCACCGACCCGCTGGGCATGTCCGGCGCGATCACGACGAGCGCCCAGGCCGACGCGTCCGGCGTCGGGGCCGGGAACCGGCTGCCGTTCGGTCGCGCGCGCCCGTTCGACCGCGGCTACTCCCAGAGCGGGGTGCCCTACGGCTACGTCGGCGCCACCCCCGACGACCTCGTGCGCTACGCCCGGTTCCAGCTCGGCGTCGCCCCGAACACCTCGGTGCTGAGCAGCTCCGGGCTGGCCACGATGCAGCGGGCGCAGGTGCGCACGTCGGCGACACAGTCGTACGGATTCGGTTGGCGCACAACGCAGCTCGACGGTCTCCCCCGCCCCGTCGTCGAGCACACCGGGGCCACCCCGGGCTTCTTCACCCACGTGCTGCTCGACCCGGCGAACGACCGCGCGGTCATCGTGCTGGCGAACGCCTACTCCGAGGCGGCGGCGCCGGCGCTGGCCGGGGTCGGGCCCGACCTGCTGCGCGCCGCGGCCGCAGTCCCGCAGCAACCGATGTCCCCCGACCCGGTCCTGTCCGCCGCGCCGTGGGTCGCGGTGGCGCTGGCCGCGGTGGGTCTGGTCTGCGCCGCGCTCGCGGTGCGCGCCGGGCTGCGTCGCGACCGGCGCCGGCGGGCGGCGCTCACCGCCCTGGCCGTGCTCGGGGTCGTCCTGGCCGCGCTGGCCGCGCTCACCCCGCGGCTGGTCGGCTACGGCTGGCGAGAGGTCCGGCTGTGGGCACCTGACCTGGCGCTCGGCCTGGGCGCGAGCGTGGTCGCCTGGGGCGCTGTCGCTGTCACCGCGGCGGTCGCCGTCGTGGTGCGCACCCGCCGTGGCCGGGCCGCCCCGCCCGGGTAG
- a CDS encoding GNAT family N-acetyltransferase, which produces MSTKQKDTGKKRGQQPRAAVEPDLDGLRIAALDVSTWPQFAALVERHNGIFGGCWCTFFGPDCPEKRQSYEGNRALKQRWVEEDATHAALVLDGEEAVGWAEFGPPEELPNLHHRKQYLAEQQQPPDFRVTCIFVDRRYRRRGVAELALRGAVELIAAAGGGVVEGYPHDLDGRRMSASFVYNGTRRMYERVGFVYDRPKGKGNCVMVREVAAAG; this is translated from the coding sequence ATGAGCACCAAGCAGAAGGACACGGGGAAGAAGCGGGGCCAGCAGCCACGAGCAGCCGTCGAGCCCGACCTCGACGGGCTGCGCATCGCGGCCCTGGACGTCTCGACCTGGCCGCAGTTCGCCGCCCTGGTCGAGCGGCACAACGGGATCTTCGGCGGGTGCTGGTGCACCTTCTTCGGGCCCGACTGCCCGGAGAAACGCCAGTCCTACGAGGGCAACCGGGCGCTGAAGCAGCGCTGGGTCGAGGAGGATGCGACGCACGCCGCGCTGGTCCTGGACGGGGAGGAGGCGGTCGGCTGGGCCGAGTTCGGGCCGCCCGAGGAGCTGCCGAACCTGCACCACCGCAAGCAGTACCTCGCCGAGCAGCAGCAGCCGCCGGACTTCCGGGTGACCTGCATCTTCGTCGACCGGCGATATCGGCGGCGCGGGGTGGCCGAGCTCGCGCTGCGCGGCGCGGTCGAGCTGATCGCGGCAGCCGGGGGAGGCGTCGTCGAGGGATATCCGCACGACCTCGACGGGCGCCGGATGTCGGCGTCGTTCGTCTACAACGGCACCCGCCGGATGTACGAGCGCGTCGGCTTCGTCTACGACCGCCCCAAGGGGAAGGGCAACTGCGTCATGGTCCGCGAGGTGGCGGCCGCGGGCTGA
- the cobS gene encoding adenosylcobinamide-GDP ribazoletransferase, which translates to MSRSVVRPWDQFATAATFLTRLPVPARPAKDADEHAARLHASVGWFPLVGAVVGAACAGTFWLAGQVFPPLAAAALAAVVGALVTGAFHEDGLADTVDGLWGGWSQERRLEIMRDSRIGTYGTLAVVLSSLLLVTTLASLPMAYAGRGLVVTHLVSRFVVLPMLALVPPARDDGHGASVARPPTAASWLVAALTVVVVGAGLLGWWSAVVLVAALLTAAGVSAVARRKVGGVTGDVLGAANHLAMLVGLLVVLALVGQGAPGPFG; encoded by the coding sequence GTGAGCCGGTCCGTCGTGCGCCCGTGGGACCAGTTCGCCACGGCCGCAACGTTTCTCACGCGGCTCCCGGTGCCGGCCCGGCCGGCGAAGGACGCCGACGAGCACGCCGCGCGGCTGCACGCCTCGGTCGGCTGGTTCCCGCTCGTCGGTGCCGTGGTGGGCGCCGCCTGCGCCGGCACGTTCTGGCTCGCCGGGCAGGTCTTCCCGCCCCTGGCCGCCGCGGCGCTCGCGGCGGTCGTGGGTGCGCTGGTCACCGGCGCCTTCCACGAGGACGGGCTCGCCGACACCGTCGACGGCCTCTGGGGCGGGTGGAGCCAGGAGCGGCGGCTGGAGATCATGCGCGACAGCCGCATCGGCACCTACGGCACGCTGGCCGTCGTGCTGTCGTCGCTGCTGCTGGTGACGACGCTCGCGTCGCTGCCGATGGCGTACGCCGGGCGCGGGTTGGTCGTCACCCACCTGGTGAGCAGGTTCGTGGTGCTGCCGATGCTCGCGCTGGTCCCGCCGGCACGCGACGACGGGCACGGCGCGTCGGTGGCGCGCCCGCCGACCGCCGCGTCGTGGCTGGTCGCGGCGCTGACGGTCGTGGTGGTCGGCGCGGGCCTGCTCGGGTGGTGGTCGGCGGTCGTGCTGGTCGCGGCGCTGCTCACGGCCGCGGGGGTGTCGGCCGTCGCGCGGCGCAAGGTCGGCGGCGTGACCGGCGATGTGCTGGGCGCGGCCAACCACCTCGCCATGCTGGTGGGGCTGCTCGTCGTGCTGGCCCTGGTCGGGCAGGGCGCGCCGGGCCCGTTCGGCTGA
- a CDS encoding aspartate/glutamate racemase family protein, which produces MLPSHPAVPDPGDVGLDLPDEAPVGSVGIGVVAPYDFALDRELWRWVPEQAALLLTRTPFSSLPVSVEQATTVGDPDTVAACTSSLIATRPEVVAYACTSGSFVGGVAGEHALVASMLASGTPAAVTSSGALLMALRHLGIRRLAVATPYDQRITDRLRAFLSASGITVTASTLLQLRGLIWRVPYGTTVELVREAVARDDCEAVFISCTNLPTYDLIAPLERELGIPVLTANQVTLWAALRLAGIAAIGEQQRLLAVTHHRPAA; this is translated from the coding sequence ATGCTCCCCAGCCACCCCGCCGTGCCCGACCCGGGCGACGTCGGTCTGGACCTGCCCGACGAGGCGCCGGTGGGGTCGGTGGGCATCGGGGTGGTCGCGCCCTACGACTTCGCGCTGGACCGCGAGCTGTGGCGCTGGGTCCCTGAGCAGGCGGCGCTGCTGCTGACCCGCACGCCCTTCTCCTCGCTGCCGGTGAGCGTCGAGCAGGCCACGACGGTGGGTGACCCCGACACGGTCGCCGCGTGCACCTCCAGCCTCATCGCCACCCGTCCCGAGGTGGTCGCCTACGCCTGCACGTCGGGCTCGTTCGTCGGGGGCGTCGCGGGTGAGCACGCCCTGGTCGCCTCGATGCTCGCGTCGGGCACGCCCGCGGCGGTGACCTCCAGCGGCGCGCTGCTGATGGCGCTGCGGCACCTGGGGATCCGGCGCCTCGCGGTGGCCACGCCGTACGACCAGCGCATCACCGACCGGCTGCGCGCCTTCCTGTCCGCCTCGGGCATCACCGTCACCGCGAGCACCCTGCTGCAGCTGCGCGGCCTGATCTGGCGGGTGCCCTACGGCACCACCGTCGAGCTGGTGCGCGAGGCGGTCGCCCGGGACGACTGCGAGGCGGTCTTCATCTCCTGCACCAACCTCCCGACGTACGACCTCATCGCCCCGCTCGAGCGCGAGCTCGGCATCCCCGTGCTCACCGCGAACCAGGTGACGCTGTGGGCCGCGCTGCGGCTGGCGGGCATCGCCGCGATCGGCGAGCAGCAGCGACTGCTCGCCGTGACTCACCACAGGCCGGCCGCGTGA
- a CDS encoding M24 family metallopeptidase — MTTNTLRPQPFPAQEYVARLQAVQRRMAERDLASLVVVDPANLYYLTGYNAWSFYTPQCLVVPVEGPPHLFARAMDAQGAHHTASLPREQVHGYPERLVHRPDVHPYDWIAARALEIGVLRDDPGSQVAAEIDAHYFSPRGFFALHARLRHAALVDSHELVNWVRLVKSPLEQETLRAAGQVTERVMRIAIEQIEVGRRQCDVVAEIQHAQALGAHQIGGDYPAIVPMLPTGETAGTPHLTWSDLPLVAGEATTIELAGVRHRYHAPLARTVVLGRPPHRLSSCADAVSDGMLAALEQLRPGRTGREVHQAFASTIARAGLSKESRIGYSIGIGYPPDWGERTVSLRAEEETELRAGMAFHVILGMWMDGWGYETSESVLVTDDGPELLAHVPRGLTIKE; from the coding sequence GTGACGACGAACACCCTTCGGCCGCAACCGTTTCCGGCCCAGGAGTATGTCGCTCGCCTGCAGGCGGTGCAGCGCCGGATGGCCGAGCGCGACCTCGCCTCGCTGGTGGTCGTCGACCCGGCGAACCTGTACTACCTGACCGGTTACAACGCGTGGTCGTTCTACACCCCGCAGTGCCTGGTCGTCCCGGTCGAGGGGCCGCCCCACCTGTTCGCCCGCGCGATGGACGCCCAGGGTGCGCACCACACGGCGTCGCTGCCGCGGGAGCAGGTGCACGGCTACCCCGAGCGTCTCGTGCACCGGCCCGACGTGCACCCCTACGACTGGATCGCCGCGCGGGCGCTGGAGATCGGCGTGCTGCGCGACGACCCGGGCAGCCAGGTCGCGGCCGAGATCGACGCGCACTACTTCTCCCCGCGCGGCTTCTTCGCGCTGCACGCGCGCCTGCGTCACGCCGCGCTCGTCGACAGCCACGAGCTGGTCAACTGGGTGCGGCTGGTCAAGTCGCCGCTGGAGCAGGAGACGCTGCGCGCGGCCGGCCAGGTGACCGAGCGCGTCATGCGCATCGCGATCGAGCAGATCGAGGTCGGGCGCCGCCAGTGCGACGTGGTCGCCGAGATCCAGCACGCGCAGGCGCTCGGCGCCCACCAGATCGGCGGCGACTACCCCGCGATCGTGCCGATGCTGCCGACCGGCGAGACGGCCGGCACACCCCACCTGACCTGGTCGGACCTGCCCCTCGTCGCCGGCGAGGCGACGACGATCGAGCTGGCGGGCGTACGCCATCGCTACCACGCGCCGCTGGCGCGCACCGTCGTGCTCGGCCGGCCCCCGCACCGGCTGTCGTCGTGCGCCGACGCCGTCAGCGACGGGATGCTCGCCGCGCTGGAGCAGCTGCGACCGGGGCGCACCGGTCGCGAGGTGCACCAAGCGTTCGCCTCCACCATCGCCCGCGCCGGGCTCAGCAAGGAGTCGCGCATCGGCTATTCCATCGGCATCGGCTACCCGCCCGACTGGGGCGAGCGCACGGTGAGCCTGCGCGCCGAGGAGGAGACCGAGCTGCGGGCCGGCATGGCGTTCCACGTGATCCTCGGCATGTGGATGGACGGCTGGGGCTACGAGACCTCCGAGTCGGTGCTGGTGACCGACGACGGACCCGAGCTGCTGGCGCACGTACCCCGCGGACTGACGATCAAGGAGTGA
- a CDS encoding class I SAM-dependent methyltransferase has product MASQDPREERVRQAYDTVATEYAAAIRDELAGKPLDRALLAAVAEMAAGGTVADIGCGPGHVAAHLAGLGADVVGIDLSRSMVEIARADHPQVRFEVASMTDLPQADGSLAAAVLMYSIIHLGPADRDRTIAELRRVLQPGGIALLAFHIRSEEFQPGDVNRLTTWFGHSVDVEGYFLEPEVVLDDLERHGLDIVSVMTRMPHPQVELPSERAYVLAQRPVS; this is encoded by the coding sequence ATGGCATCTCAGGACCCGCGCGAGGAGCGGGTGCGGCAGGCGTACGACACCGTCGCGACGGAGTACGCCGCGGCCATCCGCGACGAGCTCGCCGGCAAGCCGCTCGACCGCGCGCTCCTGGCCGCCGTCGCGGAGATGGCCGCGGGCGGCACCGTGGCCGACATCGGCTGCGGCCCCGGTCACGTCGCCGCGCACCTGGCCGGGCTCGGCGCCGACGTCGTGGGCATCGACCTGTCGCGCTCGATGGTCGAGATCGCGCGCGCCGACCATCCGCAGGTGCGCTTCGAGGTCGCCTCGATGACCGATCTGCCGCAGGCCGACGGCAGCCTCGCGGCCGCGGTGCTGATGTACTCGATCATCCACCTCGGACCCGCCGACCGGGACCGCACGATCGCCGAGCTGCGCCGGGTGCTGCAGCCGGGCGGCATCGCGCTGCTGGCCTTCCACATCCGCAGCGAGGAGTTCCAGCCCGGCGACGTCAACCGGCTCACGACCTGGTTCGGCCACAGCGTCGACGTGGAGGGCTACTTCCTCGAGCCGGAGGTCGTGCTCGACGACCTCGAGCGGCACGGTCTCGACATCGTCTCGGTCATGACCCGCATGCCGCACCCCCAGGTCGAGCTGCCCAGCGAGCGCGCGTACGTCCTCGCCCAGCGACCCGTGTCGTGA
- a CDS encoding RDD family protein, producing MTARPSGWYDDPDDETQLRYWDGILWTERRTPKVKPGLDGSRIGTPSAYPDPAEQQQAAAPGTTVGGSRFGNPGDPYAGPGVPPAQTPPHQTYGGPGQPVPQQYAQPGWQQQVARGAFTLEGQRLSGWWRRFFAWFVDGIVVFVVGALLALPWASDWFAGYRSYWNDAMDAAASGSSQAPPVPEELAVMPVQLALAVALVYAVYEIAMVVWRGRTLGKMLTGISVRSVDAPRKLTLAEAAQRFLVKGISSIVNVIPAIGGLATIFTLVDGLWPLGDSRKQAIHDKVGKSLVVVGPPEGAPAATPPGQYPGQYPQPPYGGMQ from the coding sequence ATGACGGCACGGCCCTCCGGGTGGTACGACGATCCCGACGACGAGACCCAGCTGCGCTACTGGGACGGGATCTTGTGGACCGAGCGGCGCACGCCGAAGGTCAAGCCCGGCCTCGACGGCTCGCGCATCGGCACCCCCAGCGCCTACCCCGACCCGGCCGAGCAGCAGCAGGCCGCCGCGCCCGGCACGACCGTGGGCGGCTCCCGCTTCGGCAACCCCGGCGACCCGTACGCGGGCCCGGGAGTGCCGCCGGCGCAGACTCCGCCGCACCAGACGTACGGCGGGCCGGGGCAGCCCGTCCCGCAGCAGTACGCCCAGCCCGGCTGGCAGCAGCAGGTCGCCCGCGGTGCGTTCACGCTCGAGGGGCAGCGGCTGAGCGGCTGGTGGCGCCGGTTCTTCGCGTGGTTCGTCGACGGCATCGTCGTGTTCGTCGTGGGCGCGCTGCTGGCGCTGCCGTGGGCGAGCGACTGGTTCGCCGGATACCGCAGCTACTGGAACGACGCGATGGACGCCGCGGCGTCGGGGTCGAGCCAGGCGCCGCCGGTGCCCGAGGAGCTCGCGGTCATGCCGGTGCAGCTAGCGCTGGCCGTCGCGCTGGTCTACGCGGTCTACGAGATCGCCATGGTGGTCTGGCGCGGTCGCACGCTCGGCAAGATGCTCACCGGCATCAGCGTGCGGTCGGTCGACGCCCCCCGCAAGCTCACCCTCGCCGAGGCCGCGCAGCGGTTCCTCGTGAAGGGAATCTCCAGCATCGTCAACGTGATTCCCGCGATCGGCGGCCTCGCGACGATCTTCACGCTGGTCGACGGTCTGTGGCCCCTCGGTGACTCGCGCAAGCAGGCCATCCACGACAAGGTCGGCAAGAGCCTGGTGGTCGTCGGGCCGCCGGAGGGCGCCCCCGCGGCGACGCCGCCCGGCCAGTACCCGGGTCAGTACCCGCAGCCGCCCTACGGAGGGATGCAGTGA